The DNA sequence GCCCGTGAGGCGTGTGGTACATGCCACCCAGGCTGTGGGCAATGGCATGGACGTAACCGACATAGGCGCGTGTAAAAGCAAATCCTGCAAGGTATGACGCCTTTTGCAGATTTTCTCTTGATTTGATATTGTGCCCGTCGCGGTAAGCGTTCTGGATATTCTCGATGATAAGGCGGCCTGCCAGGATGGCGGCTTCGGCACTTCCGTCAAAGTTGCTATTGCCGATGTAGGCTTCGATGGCGTGTGTGAGTGCATCCATGCCGGTAGTTGCCGTAAGACTTGGGGGCAAGTCGAGCGTAATGTTTGCATCGAGAATCGCAAGGCGCGGAATCAGGACAAAGTCATTGATGGGGTACTTCTCGTGCGTCTGCGGATTCGAAATCACGGCGGCCACAGTCGCTTCGCTTCCTGTCCCCGCCGTTGTCGGGATGGCGACGAGATACGGAATCTTGCGAAGAACGCGGAGCGTCCCTCGCATAAATGAAATCGGAGTCCACGGCCTTGCGATGCGGATTCCAACTCCCTTTGCGCAGTCGATGGCGGATCCTCCGCCAAAAGCAACGAGTCCTTTGCATTTGTTCTTTCGATAAATGCGGGTGGCTTCGTTGATATTGTCGATTGTCGGGTTCGGAATTGTCTTATCGTAAACGGAATACCTGAGTCCCGCTTCTTCCAGGTATTTTTTGATGTTCTGGAAATGCTCTGTCTTGGCGAGGAATTCGTCTGTAACGAGCAGGACATTATCGATGTCGTTTGCCTTGAGGTGCTTGGGGAGTTCTCGTAAGCTCCCAGCTCCGTGAACAATCTGCGGTTCACGCCAGGGCATAAAGTGGATGCCCACGAAGAATGTTTTCTGGAATGCTCGGCAAGCGAATCTGTACAGTAAAGAAGCCATAGAAACCTCCTACATTGATTTTAAAAAGCGCAACGCTTTTTCGGCGAAACTCTGAATTTTGGAATGCAAGTTGCCCGGAACAATTCCGTAAGGCGGATGGAAAAATGTCACCGCGTCAAATCCCTTTTGCTCCATAATATTGCGTTCGTGGCTAAACGTCTTGAATCCGTAAAATCCGTGGTAGTTGCCTGTACCGCTCATGCCCACGCCGCCAAAGGGAACTTCCAGATTCTCGATCTGGATAATGGTATTGTTCACGCAAGTGGATCCTGATGTGGTATGGTTCAAAACATGATTGATGTCGCGTTTGTTTGTACCAAAGATGTACAGGGCGAGTGGCTTTGGCCTACTCTGGATAAATGCAATCGCTTCGTCAAGAGTCTTGTAGGCGATAACCGGCATAATCGGTCCGAAAATTTCGGACTTCATGATTTCCATGTCGGGCGTGACGTTTGTGAGCACGGTGACCGGCGTGTAGCAGTTTTCGATATCGCTTACTCCGCCGACGACTTGGTTCGCCCCTTTGGCAATAGCATCCTTGATAAGGGCCGCGTGACGTTCGGTAGCCCGCTTGTCTACGATGTGTACAAAGTCTTTGCAATCGTGGCGCTTGGCCTCGGTGTCGCCGAATCTGCGTTTGATTTCTTCTGCAAAAGCTTCGGCAAATTCTTGAACTTTGTCTTCTGGGCAAAGAGCGTAATCGGGCGCGATGCAGGTTTGCCCGCCGTTTAGCGTCTTGCCCCAGGCAATTTGCTTGATGTGCTTTTTGACGTTTACGTCGGGGAGTAAAATTGTGGGCGACTTTCCGCCAAGTTCAAGCGTAATGCTGGCGTGGTGCTTGGCTGCCATTTCTGCAATATGGGCGCCGACCTTTGGACTGCCCGTAAAGAACACGTGGTCAAACGGAAGCTCTAGAAGCTTGTCTCCAATTTCGGCCCCTTCGCCTTCGATAAGTGCAATTTCATTTTCTGGGAACAGGTCCTTGAATAGCCGGACTGCAAAAGCACTGACATGAGGTGTCTTGTGCGATGGCTTCGCCATAATGACATTGCCTGCGGCAATTGCCGAAATGATCGGATTTACAAGCAGCAAAAACGGATAGTTCCACGGCACAAAAATGAGGACGCGTCCTTTGGGTTCATAGCGGAGAACGCTTTTGGACGTGGGCAAGAAAAAAACTCGATTTGCTTTTTTATCTCGCATCCATCTTTTTAAATGCTTGATGTTGTAGTCTATTTCTTCAATTGTCGGGAATATTTCGCTAAGCCAAGCTTCGAATCTTGGCTTGTGAAAATCCTGCCAAACAGCTTCGTAAAATTCATTTTGATGCTTTATAACGGCATCGCGGAGCTTTTTCAATTTCTGAATACGCTCTTTTGCTGATGTCTGGGCTATTTCCCAGCGATTTTGCCCTTGCGCTTCGAAAATGCTTTTAAGATTGATCCCATATAATTCATTCATACTCAATAAGATAGAACTTATTGGACAAAATGTTGCATTTTAAGTAATAAAAACAAAGCTTTTTTAATTATATAGGTATATCTTCTTTTGCTTTAATTTTGTAAATTGAAATTATGAGTTCTTTAATCCGTTATAAAGGTAAAACTCCACAGGTTGGTGAAAGAGTATTTTTAGCCGAAGGTGCATGCCTTGTGGGCGATGTTTGCATCGGTGATGATTCGTCGGTGTTCTACAATGCCGTTTTGCGTGGCGATCTGGCTCAAATCAAAGTTGGCAAGAGATCGAATATTCAGGACAATGTGACTGTTCATGTTTCAACGGGTGTTGGCGTGAACATTGGCGACGAAGTGACTGTTGGTCATGGGGCTGTACTCCATGGATGCACGATTGATGACAATGTTCTCGTTGGCATGGGGGCTATTGTCATGGATGGGGCTCATATCAAAAAAAATTGTATTATCGGTGCTGGCGCGCTAGTGACTTCTGCAAAGGAGTTCCCTGAAGGTTCACTTGTGATGGGATCTCCGGCGCATGTCGTTAGGGCGTTGACTACAGATGAAATAAAGAATGTAAAGATTGGCGTAGAACACTACTTGGACGCAAAGGATGAACTTTTAAAAGATGTATAAGTTCTTTTTCCTCATTAATCCGGTGAGTGGAGGTGGACAAGGTAAGGTAATCCATAAGTTTCTTCCTGAAATTATGGAGTCGATGGATTTTAAATCTGACGAGTGGAAGTCGGAATTTACGCGCAAGGATGGCTTGAACGAACAAGTCCTGAAGGCGCTTTCTTCGACGGAAACGCTTGTTGCTGTTGGTGGCGATGGAACGGTTTCTTCGGTGCTTTCCATTATGCTGACCTCGGAAGATGCCGACAGAGTCCAGATTGGGCTTATCCCGCTTGGTACTGGCAACGACCTTGCTCGCGTACTTGGGCTTTACAAGCCTTTTGCGGACAAGGGACTTTTGTATCTGGTGCGCAGGCTCCTGATGGCGAAGGCTAGACCTTTTGATATCTGGACGGTGAATGGCAAGTACGCGCTTGCAAATTATTTCTCGGCGGGTATTGATGCTCGTATTGCTCATGATTTTAACCAAGACCGGGCAATGGGTGTCATTTCTTCGAATTCTGTTATTGCGAACAAGCTGCATTATGTTAAGCGCTTTTTTGCGGATAGGGCATACCATCTGAAAAGTGGATGGCTGTCGATGGTTGAAAATACGCCTGAGCTTGTTGAAAATGTGGATTTGACGGGGCATACGACGGTCATTGTCGGGAACATCCCGAGCTTTGCCAGTGGTGCCAATCCGTTCTTCAAGTCCGACATGGCGGATGGCTATTTGGAAGTCGTCTGTGTGCCGAATATGCTGAATTTCTTGCTTGCAATCGCTGTCGGGAATATTCCTGTTGTTGGCTATATTCTCAAAAAGCACCTGCTCAAGTCGCGCAAGGTTCGTTCGCTGACGCTTGACCTCGCCGATAACGAATACATCCAGCTCGATGGGGAAGATTTGAGTGGCAAGGTGGGGCGTCGCGTTACCATTCAGTTTGCATGTCAAGTTCACATGCTCACGCTAGAGGAATAATGTTTTCAGTTTCTTTATCTGAAGTTTTTGAAACGATGAATCTTAAAATGCCTTCGAATGAGGGCGTTTTAAATTTTAAACTGACTGGATTTTCATCGCTCGATCAGGCGGGGCCGCACGATGTCTCGTTCTGGACGGGCGATGCCAAAACGGAAACAGGACTTGCAGGGAATGCCGGTGGCGTGAGCGCGAGTGCTTTTGCCGGCGTTACGGCGGGCCTCCTTTTTGTGCCGAGTTTATACGAAAAGTATTGCGTGGATGGGCGCTCAGAACTTTTGCCGAATGTGCATTTTGTATGCCCGGTCGAAAATCCATACCATGCAATGGTGACGTTCATGAAGGAATTTGTAGAACGTCGCGAAGTTTTTGAAGAAACGAAAATTGCAGCTTCTGCACAAGTTCATGCTTCGGCGGTTGTTGAAGGCGTGGTGGGCGAGAACGCTATCGTCGGTCCGAATTGCGTGGTGATGAAAGGCGCTACGATTGGCGCTGGCACAATTCTAGAAGCAAATGTGACGGTTTACCCGCGTGTGACGATTGGCGAAGATTGCGTGTTCCAGGCGGGCGTTGTCGTGGGTCCTCGCGGTTTTGGATTTTACGAGTACGAGGGCAAGCGTCGTATGGTGCCGCATTTGGCGGGAGTCCGCATCGGGAACCGCTGTAGCTTTAGCGCAAATGACGTGGTTGCTGCGGGCTTTGTCTCTCCGACGGTGATTGGCGATGATTGCCATTTCGATACGTTCGTACAAGTGGCGCATAATTGCCGCCTTGGAAACAACATCATGATGGCTTCGCAGTCTGGCGTGGCGGGTTCCGTGATTATGGAAGATGACGTGGAATTTGCGGGCGGTGTGCAGTCGGCGGGGCATTTGACGATTGGCAAGGGCGTGAAAGTCGCTGCCAAGGCGGGCGTTACCAAGAGCCTCAAGGCGGGCAAGGTTTACGCTGGCTATCCGGCCGAAGAAATTGACGTCTGGCGCCGTTCCGTCGTGAAACTCCGAATGATGGGAAAGCGGTAGGGTGTGGGGTATGGGGTCGCTAGTAAACTTGCTATGGGGACGCTACGCTTTGGGCTTTAGAAATATTGTTTTATGCCCATAGCCCATAGCTCAAAGGACCGTAAGGTCCGCGCCCATAGCTTAACATGCTCTAAGTTCTAAGTTCTTAACTTTCAAGAGTGCAATATTTTTATAAATTCCCGTTATCTAAATGAAAAAAGATTCTCGTAAAAGCCCGCGTGAGTGGGAATTTAGTTCTGCGTCTTTGTCTTACGGCAAGGCGAACGTTAAAATTGAACTCCAGGAGTACAATCCGCAACTGGAGCCTCGCGTCGAATGGCGCGTGGGCGGTCGTTCTTTTTACAGCACCGATTGCGTGAAGTGCTTCACGGATTTGAAGTTCAGCGTGGCCCGTACTGCAATTTATGAATCGGGCGAAGGCGCTCATGCATTGAAGCTTGCGTCTCCGGAACACCTTGCACCTGTATTCTTGATGTGGCCGTCTCGCCGCTTTGTGGTGGATGTCGCCTGCAACGAAGAAAGTGATAAGGGTTGTGTTGCTGAAGTCCCGCTGATGGATGGCAGTGCGCTCCCGTTCTTTAGCGAATTTCGCAGAAATGTGGGTGCGCCCGAAGAACTCGCTTTTTACGACGTTCCCTTGCACGATGAATGGGACTTGTTCCGCACGGATGTTGATGTTGCACAAGCACAAAAGCCTTACGGTTCCGTGAAAATCACGCCGAGCGAAGCGTTCGAGGTGGAATACATCTTGGAACGAAACGAAAACGGTCGCGTCTTTAAGTCGGCGGCGAATGTTTCCATTTACTCGGCAGAAGACTTGTACAATGTCTTTGTGGCGAGAACTTTTATTTTGAAAAACGAATTTGACGAAGCCCGCAAGGCAGGTTTGCTTGGCGGGGTGGATGAATCCTGTGGGCTCTTGCTCGACAATTCTCCGGAAGCTTCGGCTCCCGCGTTTAGAGTTGCCGATGAACCCGCTCGTCATAAAATCCTCGACCTGTTGGGAGACCTTTGCTTTGCAAAGCCCGCACTCCCGAAAGTTCGTCTGGAAATCATCAACGGTGGTCACTTGAGCCACAGAACAATCTTAGAAAAGGTGTTGCCCTATGCTTTACAATGAAGAACAAGTTCATGCCCTCCTCCCTCAGAAGGCTCCGTTTGCTTTCGTGGACGAAATTCAGGAAATCACCGAAGGTGACCAGCCGTCTATCGTTGCTGTTTGGCACGTGACGGGCAAGGAAAAGTTCTTTGACGGTCACTTCCCGAACAATCCGGTGCTCCCGGGCGTGATCCAGATCGAATCCATGGCTCAGGCCGCAACGCTCTTGACAATGATTGCTAAGAAGGCCGATGTCGAAGGCAAGCGCCCGGCATTCATGGGTGTCGAAAACTGCCGCTTCCGCGCTCCGGTGATTCCGCCGCAGGACTTGACGCTCAAGGCTACGCTCGTGATGGCTCGCCATGGCATCTACAAGTACACTGGCGAAATCTGGCAGGGCGAAACGCTTATCTGCAACGCCTCCTTTAGCGCTGCAATGGTCTAATTAAGGCTGAGTTATGACGCGAGCTGACGATAAATTGAACGTGTTGATTTTAGCGGCTGGGCTTGGCACAAGGCTGAGACCTTTGACGTCGGAAATCCCGAAGCCGTTGGTTCGCATTTATGACAAGAGCATTCTCGAAATCCAAATGGAGCGGGCGAAGTCGCTTGGCGATGTCCGCTTGCACGCGAATGCGCATTACCTGGCTGACCAGATTGTAAGTGAGGGCAAACGCCTTGGCTTTGAAAAAGTTTGGGTCGAAACGCCTGAAATCCTCGGAACTGCTGGCCCCTTGCGCCGGATTTATGCGGCGGGGTATCGCGGTGGTCTCTTGATTATGAATGGCGACGCGTACTGCAATTTTGACTTGGGTGCGTTTGTGCGGAATGCACGAAACCGCTGTGAGGTGGCTCTCCTGGCGGTCGATTTCCCGAAGGTAAACACGTTCCGCGTGGGTGCGGATGGTTGCCTTGCGGGCGTTGCAGGCCGCTTTGGCTCGGAAGAAGGCTTTGCCGCAACGTTCTCTGGAATTTCGTGGTACAGCGATGAAGCTTTGTCTCGGATTCGCGACGGCGAATTCGATATCCGTGAATTCTGGAAGCAAGAGATTGCTGCGGGGTGTGCTCCGTTTGTCGATATGAGTCAACTGCATGCCACGTGGATTGACATGGGTTCGCCCGAAGGTCTTATGGCTGCAGTGGAAGCGCGCTTGGTGGAATGTGGCCGCAACAAGAATGAAGCGGTTGTGGAACCCGGCGTTGTCATTCCTGACGGTGTGAAAATTGCTCATTCTGTGATTTTTAAAGGTGCCGAAATTCAACCTGGCGAGACCATCGAAAACGAAATCCGCGGAAAAGGATTTAAGTGGGTAGTCAGTGGTCAATAGTCATTGGTCAATAGATAGTTTAATTTTAGTGTGTCATCCTGAGCGGAGTGTAACGTAGTCGAAGCATCTAAAGCGAATTGCATTATGCCAAATAGTTATTACACATACATAATGACAAATCAAAGTAATACTACTTTATATATTGGTGTAACGAATAATATTGAACGTCGTGCGTTAGAACATATTGAAGGATTTGGAGCGGCATTTACATCTAAATATAAAATCAATAAACTTGTTTATTTTGAACGATATACAGAAGTTTTGGATGCTATTAAGCGAGAAAAACAATTAAAAGGATGGAAACGAGAAAAAAAGGTAATGCTTATAAATCAGATGAATCCTGAATGGAATAACTTGATGCAGGAATAGAGATCCTTCGACTCCACGCTTAACGCGTTTCGCTCAGGATGACACTGTTGTTTAACCATGCTTTATTGCAATGATGTAGTTCTAACCCCTAAAACCTATAACCTACTACCTAATCATGCGTAAATTTAGAATTGTTTTAGTTGAACCGGAACACCCGCACAATGTGGGGTTTGTCGCACGTGCCATGCATTGCTATGCATTGCCGGAACTTTATATTGTCTATCCGAAGCGCGACAAAGTCTTGGACAAATCTTACCATACGGCGGCCAATAGCCATGACATTCTGGATAACGCAAAGGTTGTCCACAAGTTCGAAGATGCCATTGGCGATTGCTCTTGCGCTGTCGCTTACAGCCGCCGCATTTTTGCAAGTTCCATCAAGCATACGATGGTGCAGAACTTGTCTGACATGCTCCCCGAAGATGGAACGATTGCTCTCGTGTTCGGTCGTGAATCTTGCGGGCTTGCGCTTGAAGAAGTGAACGCTTGCACGTACCAGTGCGAAATTCCGGTGCCGGGACTTATGAGCTTGAATCTTGGACAAGCGGTCTCGATTAGCTTGTACGAACTTTGCCGTTCCGGGGCACTCGCGAACGGCGAGGGCCGCGCGAAGCGCACAACGCGAGGCGTTGCCGAAACGGGTCCTGCAACTATTCAGCAGATTGATGGCTTCAAGAAGTTCCTTGACCGTTATTTGACGGGCCAGTATCACGATCAGGCTTGGCGCGATAGCTTCCTCAACACGCTCTTGCAGCGCTTGCACCCGACGCGTAACGAACTCTCGGCGCTGTTCGGACTTTTGCGCAATTTGGCTGGCAAGCCCGCTCGCTTGGAACATGCCGCCGAAAAGGCTGCAAAGCAGGCATCGCAGAATGCTGAACAGGATGAAACTCAAAAGGCGGACTGCTCGCAGAAATCCGAGTAGCAATACCGCTGGAGATGGACATGTACGAAATATTGCCCTACAGTCACGAACTGGAACAGCGCTGGGATCGCTTTGTCATGGAAAATTCCATGAACGGAACGTTTTTGCAGACGCGCAAGTTCTTGAACTACCATCCAGAAGGTCGGTTCAAGGACGCTTCGTTCTTTGTCGAAAAGAGCGGTATCATCGTGGCTGTCGTTCCTGGCTGTAATGTCGATGGCAAATTCGTATCGCATCAGGGGTCCACTTTCGGTGGCCCCGTTATCTCCAAAGATTTTTATTCGGGCAACAAGATTCTTGAAATCATCAAGACGATTGATGATCACATTGCCCAAAATTTCAAAAGCGTAAAGCTAAAACCGACGTCGCAGATTTTTGCAACGATGCCGACGGATATGCTGGATTACGCTTTGGAACATGCGGGTTACTGCCGCCATACGGAACTCAGCTGCTATACGCCGCTTGCTCAAGATGTTGATCCGCTTGAAGCCTGCAAGCGTGAATGTCGCCATAACTTTAGACAAGCTGAAAAATTGAATTTGACCTACGGCGAGATTCCCGATAGCGAAATGGAAACATTTTACGATTTCCTGGTGCTTTCTAAGGCTCGCCACAACACGACGCCCGTCCATTCCTTAGCTGAACTGCACGACCTTAAACGGAGATTTCCAAAAGAAATTTTATTCCGTGGTGTTTGGCAGAACGGCGAATACCTTTCGGGAATGATGATTTTCTATTTCAAACAGGTAAAGGTTTTCCATTTCCAGTACCTTGCTCCCGATGATTCTAAACGCGAAACGAACGCTACAACGGCGCTGTTTGTGAATGCCATGCGAGAAGCCGCTCAAGCGGGCTGCGAAAAATTCTCTTGGGGAATTTCGACTGAAGATGGCGGCGCGTATTTAAACGAGAATCTCTATCGTTTTAAAGAGTCGTTCGGCGCACTTCCTTGCGTGAACGCGAGATACGAGAAATGAGTTACTAGTTGTTGGTCCTTAGTCAATAGTTTTTAGTTTTGCAAACGTGTAATCGAAAATCTCTAATGACCATTGACCAATAACTATTGACTAAACTCTAATCCCTATTTACTTCTTTAACAAAATCCTCATACTCGTAGATGTAATCGGATTCATCGTAATGCTCGGAGGCGAGCACCATGCAGACGGCGCCCGAAGAGAAGTTTTCGATTTCGCGCCAGTGCATTGTCGGGATGTAAAGCCCGTGGTAGGAACGGTTCAGGGAATATTTGGAACGCGTCTTGCCGTCGTCCAGAATCACGTCAAAGCTACCGCTTGCCGCAATGATCAGCTGACGTAGCTTGCGATGGGCATGGCCACCGCGGGTCGTTCCGCCCGGGACGTCGTACAGGTAGTACACGCGCTTGATATCAAACGGGATGAGTTCGCCGCCTTCGACAACACTCAAGTTGCCTCGCTGGTCGTGAGCGATAGGGATATCAATTAAACGCGGTTCTTTAAGCTGTTCTTCGTTCCATTCCATGCCCTTAATATAACAAAACCTTTTTGAAATGAAATGATTTGCTTGAAAAATATAATGTATGGCGCCCCCGGAACAAATGCGAGTACGAGAAATAATGGATCCCCTCCCTGACGGTCGAGGATGACGGGGCCGGGGTGACAATGTGAGCCAACTTATCTCCAGTGCTTCAGTTGCGAGAGGTGCGAATCAAAGAACTTGCGTCTTTCTGCATCGGGCGTGTTGTCGGGATTTGGCATGTGCGAAAGCAAAAAGTCAAGCAATGTGTCTTTGCTTGTGTAGGCAAACTTGCCACCGTCATAGCACCACTTGCAGTAATCTTCGTTGAAAGAGCCGTCCGTTTCGCGGCTGATCATGGCATCGTCACCGAGCGGCATGCCGCAGCACTGGCAAAAGAGCTGGCGCGGAGCGCCGAGCAGCGTGTTGATGGAAACGTTGAATTCCTTTGAAAGCACTTTGAGCATTTCTGTGTTTGGCTGAGTTTCTCCGGTTTCCCAGCGGCTAATGGCCTGGCGTGTCACGTGAATGCGTTCTGCCATTTGGTCTTGCGTAAGGTTGTGCTTTTCGCGGATGTTCTTCAAAATCTCCTGGGTCTTCATTGAATCTCCTTTGTTCGATTACGGAGTCAAATATACCAACGCTCTAGCGCAAAATCAAGAAACAGGCTGTTGCGTTGTGTAAAATGTAAATGGGTTGTTAGTTGTTTGAATTAGTAATTCGGAATCTGAATCTTGGGCATCTTCAGGTTCAATGGGCGGTACAGTTCGTCGTATAAATCCTGAAGTTCCTTTTTCTTGAAATCGTAAAGGCGGTATGTTCCTATGACGCTTCTCGCTGTGTCTAGGTTGCCGAGATTTCTTCCAACTTGGATGTGCTTGAAACCGGCTGTTTTTATAGCCCGCATAAGGGAACGTAGCTCGTAAAGATAGTCCTTGTTAAAGCCATCTTCCAGTATCAGGACAATCCAGTCCTTGTCTGGAAATTCGAATCGTGTGCGCACTGTGGCGAGGTCCTTGGCGATGACGTTAAAGGCCGATAGAGGCTTTATTCTTGCATTAGGGTAGTCTTTGTCACGGATGGCCTTGATGGAATCAGATGGCTTTGCTCCGCGGCGCCCTTCTCCGGGGAATGCGATGAAGGCCCCGCTGGAATCAGTGATATATTCTTTGTTGGAATCGGAGTAAAGGCCCCAGATTATTTTGCCCGGGTCTTCTTCCGATTCTTTTTGGATGGCGACATAATCTACATTTGGCTTTCTCTTGGGAAAATCATCAGATGATGGATCGACGAGTTCCTTTAGAACGGTGTAGTAGGTGTTCGGCATGAAACCGCCCCTTGCGCCAATGACGAAGAAACTGTCTTTTTTTACGGCGACAGCCAAATGCAGCAGGCTGGAATCGCTTTTTTCAAAGGAAACTTGGACTTTCTCAAATACGGCACCTTTGATGCTGCCTTTTGGCCGTTCTTTCGCGGATGTGTTCGATACGGCAAGTATAGTTATGATTGCAAAAAGAATGAACCTGTTCATACGTTTTACTTAAAGATAAAACTTTGTATATTTACGGCATGACCGCAAAGACTATAAAAATACAATATCTCAATGAATCGATTCCGAAACTCGCTTACATTGGTGGCAAATCGGACTGGATAGACCTTGCCGCCGCAGAAACGGTGACGCTCAAGGCGGGCGAATTCCGCCTGATTCATCTAGGTGTTGCAATGAAGTTGCCTGAAGGCTACGAGGCACATATCGCTCCGCGCAGTTCCACGTTTAAAAACTTTGGAATTTTACAGGTAAATTCTGTAGGCGTGGTCGATTCGAGCTACTGCGGTGCAAACGACTGGTGGAAAATGCCTGTTTACGCCACCCGCGACGTGACCATCGAGAAAGGGAGCCGCATTGCGCAGTTCCGCATCATGGAAATCCAGCCGACGCTCACCTTCGAGGAATGCCCGCTTGACGGCGCCGACCGCGGTGGTTTTGGAAGTACAGGAATTTAGGGACCCCACACATATTCCCCCTTCTCATACCTACAATTTTTACATGAATTTCACTGTCTACTTCCTACTTCCTACATCCTACTTTCCTATATTTTCCACGCAAAAATTTTAAACAAGGACATTGTTATGGCAAAGATTGCTATTCTCGGTTACGGTAACCTCGGTCGCGGTGTGGAATGCGCTGTGAAGCAGGCTCCGGATATGGAACTCGTCGCTGTTTTCACGCGTCGCGATCCGTCGACGGTGAAGATCCAGACGGCTGGTGTTCCGGTGTTGAACGTCTCTGAAATGGAAGCATGGAAGGACAAGGTTGACGTGCTCATCATTTGCGGTGGCTCTGCTACGGATCTGCCGGTGCTCACTCCGAAGTACGCTTCTATGTTCAACGTGATCGACTCCTTCGACACGCACACTAAGATTCCGCAGCACTTCGCTGCTGTTGACGCTGCAGCCAAGGGCGCAAACAAGATTGCTATGATCTCTGTCGGTTGGGACCCGGGTATGTTCAGCTTGAACCGCGTGTATGCTCAGTCCATCCTTCCGGAAGGCAAGGACTACACGTTCTGGGGCAAGGGTGTTTCTCAGGGCCACAGCGATGCTGTTCGCCGCATCAAGGGTGTGAAGAACGCCAAGCAGTACACCTGCCCGGTGGAATCTGCTCTCGAAGCCGTGCGTAGCGGTTCCATGCCGGAACTCACGACTCGCCAGAAGCACACTCGTCTCGTTTACGTTGTTGCAGAAGAAGGTGCAGACAAGGCTTACATCGAAAACGCCATCAAGACGATGCCGAACTACTTCGATGAATACGACACCACGGTCAACTTCATCAGCGAAGAAGAATTCAACAAGAACCACAGCGGCCTCGCTCACGGTGGTTTCGTGATCCGTACCGGCAAGACCGGCATGAACAAGGAACACACGCACGTGATCGAATACAGCCTGAAGCTCGATTCCAACCCGGAATTCACGACGAGCGTTCTCGTGGCTTACGCCCGCGCCGCTCTCCGCATGAAGGCTAACGGCCAGACCGGTTGCAAGACTGTTCTCGACGTTCCGCCTGCATACCTCAGCACCTTGAGCGACGAAGACCTCCGCGCTCATTGCTTGTAATAAGACCGCACGGCTCTATCGTAAGATAGAACCTCCGTCTTCGCCTTGTTCCCACCTTCGACGACTCATTGATACGAGTTGCCTACGGCTCACGGTAAAGAACAAAGATCCCCGCCTGCGCGGGGATGACATTGTGGAAAAAATTGCCTCGGGTTAACCCGAGGCTTTTCTGTATAAAACAAGTCTTTTGTGTGGCTTGTTGGAGAGTCTTTTTGTATAATGGACAGAAGAAATTTTTATTTTGGGGGTGAAAGTTTCTATAGTTGAAACGGGAGAATCCTATGCGTGTGTTTTTGAGAAAGATTTTTTTGCTGACTGCGATTGTTATATGTGGTCTTGTTTTTGATTCTTGTGCTATGATTTTTTCAGTGAGCCGTCCTGATCTTTCGCAAAAAGAATATACTGCCTTGATTATAAATGATAAAAAGGCTGCACAATGCTATGTGGAAGAAACAAGAGTCGGGATGATTATTTTGG is a window from the Fibrobacter sp. UWB4 genome containing:
- a CDS encoding iron-containing alcohol dehydrogenase, with product MASLLYRFACRAFQKTFFVGIHFMPWREPQIVHGAGSLRELPKHLKANDIDNVLLVTDEFLAKTEHFQNIKKYLEEAGLRYSVYDKTIPNPTIDNINEATRIYRKNKCKGLVAFGGGSAIDCAKGVGIRIARPWTPISFMRGTLRVLRKIPYLVAIPTTAGTGSEATVAAVISNPQTHEKYPINDFVLIPRLAILDANITLDLPPSLTATTGMDALTHAIEAYIGNSNFDGSAEAAILAGRLIIENIQNAYRDGHNIKSRENLQKASYLAGFAFTRAYVGYVHAIAHSLGGMYHTPHGLANAVILPHVLEFYGEACEKRLGFFAKAIGAVPAELDNHEASKVFIMQIRELNRSMEIPEHLEFIQSEDIPRLAKSASKEANPLYPVPKILNAKELETLYRIVKGTKL
- a CDS encoding UDP-3-O-(3-hydroxymyristoyl)glucosamine N-acyltransferase — translated: MFSVSLSEVFETMNLKMPSNEGVLNFKLTGFSSLDQAGPHDVSFWTGDAKTETGLAGNAGGVSASAFAGVTAGLLFVPSLYEKYCVDGRSELLPNVHFVCPVENPYHAMVTFMKEFVERREVFEETKIAASAQVHASAVVEGVVGENAIVGPNCVVMKGATIGAGTILEANVTVYPRVTIGEDCVFQAGVVVGPRGFGFYEYEGKRRMVPHLAGVRIGNRCSFSANDVVAAGFVSPTVIGDDCHFDTFVQVAHNCRLGNNIMMASQSGVAGSVIMEDDVEFAGGVQSAGHLTIGKGVKVAAKAGVTKSLKAGKVYAGYPAEEIDVWRRSVVKLRMMGKR
- a CDS encoding diacylglycerol kinase family protein, producing MYKFFFLINPVSGGGQGKVIHKFLPEIMESMDFKSDEWKSEFTRKDGLNEQVLKALSSTETLVAVGGDGTVSSVLSIMLTSEDADRVQIGLIPLGTGNDLARVLGLYKPFADKGLLYLVRRLLMAKARPFDIWTVNGKYALANYFSAGIDARIAHDFNQDRAMGVISSNSVIANKLHYVKRFFADRAYHLKSGWLSMVENTPELVENVDLTGHTTVIVGNIPSFASGANPFFKSDMADGYLEVVCVPNMLNFLLAIAVGNIPVVGYILKKHLLKSRKVRSLTLDLADNEYIQLDGEDLSGKVGRRVTIQFACQVHMLTLEE
- a CDS encoding aldehyde dehydrogenase family protein, with translation MNELYGINLKSIFEAQGQNRWEIAQTSAKERIQKLKKLRDAVIKHQNEFYEAVWQDFHKPRFEAWLSEIFPTIEEIDYNIKHLKRWMRDKKANRVFFLPTSKSVLRYEPKGRVLIFVPWNYPFLLLVNPIISAIAAGNVIMAKPSHKTPHVSAFAVRLFKDLFPENEIALIEGEGAEIGDKLLELPFDHVFFTGSPKVGAHIAEMAAKHHASITLELGGKSPTILLPDVNVKKHIKQIAWGKTLNGGQTCIAPDYALCPEDKVQEFAEAFAEEIKRRFGDTEAKRHDCKDFVHIVDKRATERHAALIKDAIAKGANQVVGGVSDIENCYTPVTVLTNVTPDMEIMKSEIFGPIMPVIAYKTLDEAIAFIQSRPKPLALYIFGTNKRDINHVLNHTTSGSTCVNNTIIQIENLEVPFGGVGMSGTGNYHGFYGFKTFSHERNIMEQKGFDAVTFFHPPYGIVPGNLHSKIQSFAEKALRFLKSM
- a CDS encoding gamma carbonic anhydrase family protein, with the translated sequence MSSLIRYKGKTPQVGERVFLAEGACLVGDVCIGDDSSVFYNAVLRGDLAQIKVGKRSNIQDNVTVHVSTGVGVNIGDEVTVGHGAVLHGCTIDDNVLVGMGAIVMDGAHIKKNCIIGAGALVTSAKEFPEGSLVMGSPAHVVRALTTDEIKNVKIGVEHYLDAKDELLKDV